From the genome of Candidatus Tanganyikabacteria bacterium:
CCATCCCCTCGACCTTCGTGCTCACGCCGCTGATCTTCGTGGGCGGCGTCTTCGCGTCAGTGCGCGGCCTGCCCGAGCCGGTCTCTCAGGTCGCGCTCTTCAATCCGCTGTTCTACCTGATCGACGGCATGCGCGCCGCCATCACCGGCGCGCCTACCCCGTACTGGCACGTCGACCTCGCCTTTGCCGGAACAGGGGCCGCCGTCGCCTTCGCGGGCGCGCTGCGGCTGTTCCAGACGGGGTACAAGCTCCGGCCTTGACCGAGCCCGCGCCTTGCGTGAAACTCAAGGGACCGATGGCCTACGTGATCCACAAGAACGTCTGCGAGGGCGTCGCCGACTGCGTCCCTGTCTGCCCGGTCGACTGCATCCACCCAGGCGAGGGCTCGAACGCGAAGGGCACGCACTACTACTGGATCGACGAGCCGGTCTGCATCTCGTGCGGGGCATGCCTGGCGGCATGCCCCATCGACGGCGCCATCGACCCGGATTAGCCCTTTTGTCGCCATCGGCGCCAGAGAGCCGTGTCCCGCTCCGCCCCTGGCGCATGGCAAGCCAGATTGCCTCCCCGGATGTCCTGGGCTTCTCGAGCCGGGGATCGCTTATGATGAGTGAAGCGAAGGAATGGCCCTCGAATCAGGCCGCCCGCGACTCGGGCA
Proteins encoded in this window:
- a CDS encoding 4Fe-4S dicluster domain-containing protein, which gives rise to MAYVIHKNVCEGVADCVPVCPVDCIHPGEGSNAKGTHYYWIDEPVCISCGACLAACPIDGAIDPD